Proteins co-encoded in one Microcebus murinus isolate Inina chromosome 5, M.murinus_Inina_mat1.0, whole genome shotgun sequence genomic window:
- the DYNLT1 gene encoding dynein light chain Tctex-type 1 — translation MEDYQTTEETTFVVDEVSNIVKEAIESAIGGNAYQHNKVNQWTTNVVEQTLSQLTKLGKPFKYIVTCVIMQKNGAGLHTASSCFWDSSTDGSCTVRWENKTMYCIVSAFGLSI, via the exons ATGGAAGACTACCAGACTACCGAGGAG ACTACTTTTGTTGTGGATGAAGTGAGCAACATTGTAAAAGAG GCTATAGAAAGTGCGATCGGCGGTAACGCTTACCAACACAACAAAGTCAACCAGTGGACCACAAATGTAGTAGAACAAACTTTAAGCCAACTCACCAAGCTGGGAAAACCATTTAAATACATTG tGACCTGTGTAATTATGCAGAAGAATGGAGCTGGACTACACACAGCAAGTTCCTGCTTCTGGGACAGCTCTACCGATG GGAGCTGTACCGTGCGATGGGAGAACAAGACCATGTACTGCATTGTCAGCGCCTTTGGACTGTCCATTTGA